TTCTTATATTCCAATTTTGCTGATTACTGCTTTTCACGAATCTAGTGTTGTGGAAGGCTTAGATGCTGGTGCTGATGATTTCATTCGCAAACCGTTTGATACTGATGAATTACTAGCAAGAGTCCGATCGCTATTACGCCTCAAGCACAGTCTTGACGAACAGCGAAAAATGGCACGCCAAAGGGAAGACTTTGTTTCGCGTCTGACTCATGATTTGCGAACTCCCCTAGTTGCTGCTGATCGAATGCTGAATTTGTTTGATATGGAAATCTACTGCAAGATTTCGCCAGAAATGAAACAGGCGATCGCAGTCATGATTCGCAGTAACCAAAATTTGATGCAAATGGTTAATACTCTGCTAGAAGTTTATCGCTTTGAAGCAGGCAAAAAAACCTTGAATTATGAAAGTTGTAATCTGCAAGAAATAGCCCAAGAAGTCGTCAGCGAACTTAATCTTCTTGCTACTGAAAAAGGTTTGATTTTGAAATTAGACACTCATGAACTAGATCCATCGAGTAAGAACGCTGGGATAGTCATGGGTGATAGCTTAGAACTGCGGCGAGTACTAAACAACTTGATTGCAAATGCTATTAAATTTACAGATACAGGAAGCATAACAATCCGCATTTTTGAAACATCAACTACTCCTGAGCTTCAAGATTGGGTAACAATTGAGGTAGAAGATACAGGATATGGGATTGCACCAGAAGACCAAGCAACAATTTTTGAGCGCTTTCGCCAAGGTAGAAATAAACGCTCAGGTAGTGGCTTAGGGCTACATCTATCTAGTCGAATTGTCGAAGCACACGAGGGAAAAATCGAGGTTGTTTCTGAACAAGGTAAAGGTAGTATTTTTACTGTAAAACTACCTAAAAATATTTAAGTTAATCCTTTTCCAAGTAAGCTTGCCTTTATTTATATTTGCATTCAGTCAATAGTTTAGGATGCTTGGATGAGTATGTATTTGGATTTTTGAGTTTTAAATTGTTTAACCGGAATCGAGTTATTCCTGACATAACTCAACGGTTGATTTAAGCTCGAATTTACCACAAAGCGCACGTCGAATAATAGCCTCTAAATCCTCAATCATGTATGGTTTGCTAATATAATCATCAAACCCCGCCTGAAGAATACGATTTCTATCCTCCCTGCTAGCTAAAGCTGTAACTGCAATCACTGGGATTTTGCAAGTTAGGGGTTCTTGCTTTAAATGACGGACAACATCGATACCACTGAGACCTGGTAATAAAATATCTAACATAATCAAGTCTGGCTGATACTCTTTAGCTACCAGTACAGTTGTGGAACAGTCTATTTGACAAATGAATCGACAGCCAAGTGACTCCAAAGCATAGCTAATCAGCAGGAGACTATCATCATGATCTTCTACAGCCATAATTAAAGGCTGCTGAAAGCTTTGCTTCTTCTCGTCACTCATGAATGAATGTGCCAGATACATCTCTTCTCCAGAAGATTTTATTGAAATTCATAGCCATTCTTACAGAACAAATAAGGCATCCTGTAACGAATTAAATAGCCCTCATGCAAAATTAACTCGTGTTTGGCTTTTGTTCAATTAATAATTCTTGCCCATACTAACAGGGCTAAGGCAAGAAAATCTTTGAATGATGGGTTTAGCAGGTACTTTTTGATTATATGCAAAATTACAGAATATTTTATCAAGAACTTTATAATAACTTTATCTATAATAATGAAATGTTTATTTATTGTAATGCTTATAGTAAAGTGTATCTTTATAGGAGTTAAAGATACAAAGTAGTAAGTGTTGTAAACTAAATACTGTTAGATTGCATACCAATTTCTGTTGAGTAGTAACTCAGCTATCCAAGTAATATTAATGAGTTGAGTAAAAGCGATTAAATGCGTTTTTAGAACTCATAAAACTCATGTACAGCTTGGAAAATAGGATTAAAGAGAAGCGTTTTATAATAAGTTATTACTTTCTTAAGCGTATGCTAATGAGCAAAAACATAGTCTTTACTTACAAAGCACTTTTTCAGTATAACGTATAGCAATTGCCAGGCACATAAAATAAACTCCATCCACGCTGTCGCACACCCTCCCCTTGGTAAGGCTACCCATTGCCGGATCTTTCTTAACTATTTGTGAGAGTATTGACTCATGTTTTTATAACCAT
This region of Nostoc sp. UHCC 0302 genomic DNA includes:
- a CDS encoding HAMP domain-containing sensor histidine kinase; protein product: MSVLENPKIDRILAVDDTRDNLILVQAILESEGYEIDLVADGITALQHVEQSPPDLILLDVMMPGMDGYEVTRRIRSNRALSYIPILLITAFHESSVVEGLDAGADDFIRKPFDTDELLARVRSLLRLKHSLDEQRKMARQREDFVSRLTHDLRTPLVAADRMLNLFDMEIYCKISPEMKQAIAVMIRSNQNLMQMVNTLLEVYRFEAGKKTLNYESCNLQEIAQEVVSELNLLATEKGLILKLDTHELDPSSKNAGIVMGDSLELRRVLNNLIANAIKFTDTGSITIRIFETSTTPELQDWVTIEVEDTGYGIAPEDQATIFERFRQGRNKRSGSGLGLHLSSRIVEAHEGKIEVVSEQGKGSIFTVKLPKNI
- a CDS encoding response regulator; the encoded protein is MYLAHSFMSDEKKQSFQQPLIMAVEDHDDSLLLISYALESLGCRFICQIDCSTTVLVAKEYQPDLIMLDILLPGLSGIDVVRHLKQEPLTCKIPVIAVTALASREDRNRILQAGFDDYISKPYMIEDLEAIIRRALCGKFELKSTVELCQE